From the Archangium lipolyticum genome, one window contains:
- a CDS encoding immunity 52 family protein — translation MKETFYAGVYWPGRKESAEECARRAERFFRLLAQCDPIYIRWFEQANSLKKALQLQFEPTYETFLRFFKSKKYQEGPAGFSFSAWTGHVEDGQGGVISLSCGSIYDSPPNRCLLHPPHAGPEEQRILTAPVLTQMMRALILAWEPDDGGVFSDAYQRLRKEPVGPPRTGWLMYLSRRRGQVPPLPAPVRVEPVEDKGSLVILTPERFTVDDPAHVALADEVRALLDRAGLLKESSAHTSVPS, via the coding sequence ATGAAAGAGACCTTCTACGCGGGTGTTTATTGGCCGGGCCGCAAGGAGTCAGCCGAGGAGTGTGCCCGGCGTGCGGAGAGATTCTTCCGTCTGCTCGCGCAGTGCGACCCCATCTACATCCGCTGGTTCGAACAGGCGAACTCCCTCAAGAAGGCGCTCCAGCTCCAGTTCGAGCCCACCTACGAAACGTTCCTGCGCTTTTTCAAAAGCAAGAAGTATCAGGAGGGTCCGGCTGGCTTCTCCTTCAGCGCGTGGACGGGACACGTTGAGGATGGACAAGGTGGCGTGATCAGCTTGAGCTGTGGCTCCATCTACGACTCACCCCCAAACAGGTGCCTTCTCCATCCTCCCCATGCCGGCCCGGAGGAGCAACGCATCCTCACCGCGCCCGTTCTAACCCAGATGATGCGGGCCCTGATTCTGGCCTGGGAACCAGACGATGGTGGGGTCTTCTCGGATGCCTACCAGAGGCTGCGAAAAGAACCCGTGGGGCCCCCGCGCACGGGCTGGCTGATGTACCTCTCGCGCCGCCGGGGACAGGTGCCTCCCCTGCCCGCCCCTGTGCGCGTCGAGCCCGTGGAGGACAAGGGCTCGCTCGTCATTCTCACCCCCGAGCGCTTCACCGTGGACGACCCGGCCCATGTCGCCCTGGCCGATGAAGTGCGCGCACTGCTCGACCGGGCCGGCCTGTTGAAGGAGTCCAGCGCTCATACCTCCGTCCCGTCGTAA
- a CDS encoding PAS domain-containing protein, with the protein MGALADLLTTRREDILQRFERTVRTHLPTEGLTRSAIIDTIPALLEEMHVLLRGLDRGEASPTDRLHVSQRAEEHRAQRHDLGYSVTQIVHEYGLLRDCILELVEETGGAPGMAEQRAFHRCLDSAMTETVTEASRRRDEERRAAEEERSALLNRERAARAESEEQRTLLEGIIAQSGDGIMVADAQGVLRLFNPEAERQHGMPLHPLPVSQWQQYGLIDEEGRPLPLERIPLYRALQGEYVRDESTWIRRPDGTRLPITITARPLRRPDGSPGGAVASTRDVAMRRALAQEREEALALLDILLATAPVGLSFLDRDLRYVRINHALATINGVPAEQSLGRTPWEIIPELARLNEPHYRHVLATGEPVLNVEISGSTAGRGGQPGHYLVSYYPVKDREGRVSMVGTVVVDITERKRFEERLRQTAEFRERFLGIVSHDLRNPLGVITLSANMLLRQETLPERALRLSQRITLNAELMGRMIGDLLDLTRGRLGGGIPIAPAPVDLGLLGRRVLGELEVTHPARELRLEARGDLQGEWDQDRLAQLLGNLLRNALDYSPEDTPVTLTLQDEGPSIRIEVGNRGEPIPVELLPALFEPFRRGELRGHRRSSGLGLGLYIVQQIALAHAGTIEARSTREEGTVFTVRLPRLVPQRE; encoded by the coding sequence ATGGGCGCACTGGCCGACCTCCTCACCACGCGGCGGGAGGACATCCTGCAGCGGTTCGAGCGCACGGTCCGGACCCATCTCCCGACCGAGGGGCTGACGCGCTCCGCCATCATCGACACGATTCCAGCGCTGCTCGAGGAGATGCACGTGCTCCTCCGGGGCCTCGACAGGGGAGAGGCCTCTCCCACGGACCGCCTCCACGTGAGCCAGAGGGCGGAGGAGCACCGGGCCCAGCGGCACGATCTCGGCTACAGCGTCACGCAGATCGTCCACGAGTACGGCCTGCTGCGCGACTGCATCCTCGAGCTGGTGGAGGAGACCGGCGGCGCGCCCGGCATGGCGGAGCAGCGGGCCTTCCACCGCTGCCTGGACTCCGCGATGACCGAGACCGTCACCGAGGCCAGCCGCAGGCGCGACGAGGAGCGCCGCGCGGCGGAGGAGGAGCGGTCGGCACTGCTGAACCGCGAGCGCGCCGCCCGGGCCGAGTCCGAGGAGCAACGGACCCTGCTGGAGGGCATCATCGCGCAGAGCGGTGACGGCATCATGGTGGCGGACGCCCAGGGCGTGCTGCGCCTCTTCAACCCGGAGGCCGAGCGGCAACACGGCATGCCCCTCCACCCGCTGCCCGTCTCGCAGTGGCAGCAGTACGGGTTGATCGACGAGGAGGGCCGTCCCCTTCCCCTGGAGCGGATCCCCCTCTACCGAGCGCTTCAGGGCGAATACGTCCGGGACGAGTCCACCTGGATCCGCCGGCCGGATGGCACGCGGCTGCCCATCACCATCACGGCCCGGCCCCTGCGGCGGCCCGACGGCTCCCCGGGTGGCGCGGTGGCCTCCACCCGCGACGTGGCGATGCGGCGCGCCCTGGCCCAGGAGCGCGAGGAGGCGCTGGCGCTGCTCGACATCCTCCTGGCCACCGCGCCGGTGGGCCTGTCCTTCCTCGACAGGGACCTGCGCTACGTGCGCATCAACCACGCGCTCGCCACCATCAACGGCGTGCCCGCCGAGCAGTCGCTCGGACGCACTCCGTGGGAGATCATCCCGGAGCTCGCCCGCCTCAACGAGCCCCACTACCGGCATGTCCTGGCGACCGGCGAGCCGGTGCTCAACGTGGAGATCTCCGGCTCCACGGCGGGCCGGGGAGGCCAGCCCGGCCACTACCTGGTGAGCTACTACCCGGTGAAGGACCGCGAGGGCCGCGTCTCCATGGTGGGCACGGTGGTGGTGGACATCACCGAGCGCAAGCGCTTCGAGGAGCGGTTGCGCCAGACGGCGGAGTTCCGCGAGCGCTTCCTCGGCATCGTCAGCCACGACCTGCGCAACCCCCTGGGCGTCATCACCCTGTCGGCCAACATGCTGCTGCGCCAGGAGACGCTGCCCGAGCGCGCCCTGCGGCTCTCCCAGCGCATCACCCTCAACGCCGAGCTGATGGGGCGGATGATCGGCGACCTGTTGGATCTCACGCGCGGGCGGCTGGGGGGCGGCATCCCCATCGCCCCCGCCCCCGTGGACCTGGGCCTGCTGGGCCGGCGCGTCCTGGGCGAGCTGGAGGTGACGCACCCGGCGCGCGAGCTGCGGCTGGAGGCGCGGGGCGACCTCCAGGGCGAGTGGGACCAGGACCGGCTGGCCCAGCTGCTCGGCAACCTGCTGCGCAACGCCCTGGACTACAGCCCCGAGGACACGCCCGTCACGCTGACCCTCCAGGACGAGGGCCCGAGCATCCGCATCGAGGTGGGCAACCGGGGCGAGCCCATCCCCGTCGAGCTGCTGCCCGCCCTCTTCGAGCCCTTCCGCCGGGGGGAGCTGCGCGGTCACAGGCGCTCCTCCGGGCTGGGGTTGGGGCTCTACATCGTCCAGCAGATCGCCCTGGCGCACGCAGGCACCATCGAGGCGCGCTCGACGCGCGAGGAGGGCACGGTGTTCACCGTACGACTGCCCCGGCTCGTGCCCCAACGCGAGTGA
- a CDS encoding response regulator: MSESENKIRVLVVDDDVDQLMLLERTLNAYGFEVRTHRSSLGVSNLVRNALPDLVLLDVNIPALSGDKVLALARNQAPATTRFILYSASDESKLRALALASGADGYISKSVQGEALARKLISIYKKSRLPAASAR; this comes from the coding sequence ATGTCCGAGAGCGAGAACAAGATTCGTGTCCTCGTGGTGGACGACGATGTGGATCAGCTCATGCTGTTGGAACGGACCCTCAACGCGTACGGCTTCGAGGTCCGTACCCACCGTTCGTCGCTGGGCGTATCCAATCTGGTCCGCAACGCACTGCCGGACCTCGTCCTGTTGGACGTGAACATCCCGGCGCTCAGCGGGGACAAGGTGCTGGCGCTGGCGCGCAACCAGGCGCCGGCCACCACGCGCTTCATCCTCTACTCGGCCTCGGACGAGTCCAAGCTGCGCGCGCTGGCGCTGGCCTCGGGAGCGGACGGCTACATCTCCAAGAGCGTCCAGGGCGAGGCGCTGGCCCGCAAGCTCATCAGCATCTACAAGAAGAGCCGGCTGCCGGCGGCGAGCGCCCGCTAG
- a CDS encoding ABC1 kinase family protein produces the protein MPSDPSDLDDKLPTQGRFTRFRKLAGLSAQLGADVLKSGARRLVGQEPELLSRAAAEKLVTTLGELKGAAMKLGQAVSMDTEFLSPEVRQVIARLQNEAPPMPYEVVARVLREELGDSPEALFRDFDKTPLAAASLGQVHRAVLHDGRPVAVKIQYPGIAATLSGDMDNLGLVVNTLSKASRLADGTAYFQELREEMLLETDYLREAGLCTAFGRGVARLPELKVPAVISERTSRRVLTLELLQGRTLKDWVVSEPSAEERFRVARQLILAIYGPFFTVGEMHADPHPGNFMVLEDGRLGLLDFGSIKRFSPHFVDANRRMFLHAVRLESMDVMGLSREVGFTSELPDAEASELIQEVLHIAGRPMRSTSYDYATCSITRDMKLHFARNASRFLKIRPPAEAVMFFRSTGGLAQNLRLIGARGDFRAVFQEVAALL, from the coding sequence ATGCCCTCCGATCCTTCCGACCTCGACGACAAGCTCCCCACGCAGGGGCGCTTCACCCGCTTCCGCAAACTCGCCGGCCTCTCCGCCCAGCTCGGCGCGGACGTCCTCAAGAGCGGCGCCAGACGGCTCGTCGGCCAGGAGCCGGAGCTGCTCAGCAGGGCCGCCGCCGAGAAGCTCGTCACCACCCTGGGTGAGCTCAAGGGCGCGGCCATGAAGCTCGGCCAGGCCGTGTCCATGGACACGGAGTTCCTTTCCCCCGAGGTGCGCCAGGTCATCGCCCGGCTGCAGAACGAGGCCCCGCCCATGCCGTACGAGGTGGTGGCGCGCGTGCTGCGCGAGGAGCTGGGCGACTCCCCCGAGGCCCTCTTCCGCGACTTCGACAAGACGCCGCTCGCCGCCGCCTCGCTGGGCCAGGTGCACCGCGCCGTGCTGCATGACGGCCGCCCGGTGGCGGTGAAGATCCAATACCCCGGCATCGCCGCGACGCTGAGCGGGGACATGGACAACCTGGGCCTGGTGGTGAACACCCTCTCCAAGGCCTCGCGCCTCGCGGACGGCACCGCCTACTTCCAGGAGCTGCGCGAGGAGATGCTCCTGGAAACGGACTATCTGCGCGAGGCCGGGCTGTGCACCGCCTTCGGCCGCGGCGTGGCGCGCCTGCCGGAGCTCAAGGTGCCCGCCGTCATCTCCGAGCGCACCTCCCGGCGCGTGCTCACCCTGGAGCTGCTCCAGGGCCGTACCCTCAAGGACTGGGTCGTCTCCGAGCCCTCCGCCGAGGAGCGCTTCCGCGTGGCGCGCCAGCTCATCCTCGCCATCTACGGGCCCTTCTTCACCGTGGGGGAGATGCACGCCGACCCGCACCCGGGCAACTTCATGGTGCTGGAGGACGGGCGGCTGGGGCTGCTCGACTTCGGCTCCATCAAGCGCTTCAGCCCCCACTTCGTGGACGCCAACCGGCGCATGTTCCTCCACGCCGTGCGGCTGGAGTCCATGGACGTGATGGGCCTGAGCCGCGAGGTGGGCTTCACCTCGGAGCTGCCGGACGCGGAGGCCAGCGAGCTCATCCAGGAGGTGCTGCACATCGCCGGGCGGCCCATGCGCTCCACCTCGTACGACTACGCCACGTGCTCCATCACGCGCGACATGAAGCTGCACTTCGCGCGCAATGCCTCTCGTTTTCTCAAAATCCGTCCACCCGCCGAGGCAGTGATGTTCTTCCGCTCCACCGGCGGGCTGGCGCAGAACCTGCGGCTCATCGGGGCGCGGGGCGACTTCCGGGCCGTCTTCCAGGAGGTCGCCGCCCTGCTGTGA
- a CDS encoding protein kinase domain-containing protein, which translates to MEPDTRSRCSCQNPHPELAECPTVLRAPQAGPLNSVTLPPSGERGERLVGQRFGSFIALRELGRGGMGTVLLAEHVLIPKRVAVKVLHRHLAEEPELVSRFLAEARAMSLVQHENVVTVYDLDTRDGRPYFVMEHLEGQSLADFARGPLEPRVAVELLVQVCDALGAAHAHGIIHRDLKPANVFLVPGPHGSHRVKLLDFGIAKRLVRLEGETPTRTGVLMGTPEFMAPEQCGGNDVDARTDLYAVGVLGYLLLTGSTPFSGRNAAEVLVAHLQQAPRPPHEVRPGLPPALSAVLLRVLAKRPEARFSTAAELRAALEASLSISPARAPAPAPVSGFTARVPVHGSLGVREYPCERVGRTGLFVRTNEEPPALLSDVSLLLRLPGGELPCTGQVVRHVSAEQARAWNMAPGFGVELRDTSSTFQQRFARLLAGENPEAPTPPAAPQDDARAEPVLREFRRRLGGDHYTVLGVPRDADADMVRAQTREARNRLEQLLALPLSPGQRALVQRALSKVAEALLVLGHPERRVEYDAELRNLDGVLRCLAAGLTVTALEECRRRYLARHPATEGHSVLHLASGDAFRAAGRFPEALASYEAALKVDPLHLEALKRWHALRVRLRAGANPAAAR; encoded by the coding sequence GTGGAACCCGACACCCGCTCGCGCTGCTCCTGCCAGAACCCGCATCCGGAACTGGCGGAGTGCCCCACCGTTCTGCGGGCCCCTCAAGCGGGCCCGCTCAACTCCGTCACCCTGCCGCCCTCGGGCGAGCGGGGTGAGCGGCTCGTGGGACAGCGCTTCGGCAGCTTCATCGCACTGCGCGAGCTGGGCCGCGGCGGCATGGGCACGGTGCTGCTGGCCGAGCATGTCCTCATCCCCAAGCGCGTCGCGGTGAAGGTGCTCCACCGCCACCTCGCCGAGGAGCCGGAGCTCGTCAGCCGCTTCCTCGCCGAGGCGCGCGCCATGAGCCTCGTGCAGCACGAGAACGTCGTCACCGTCTACGACCTCGACACCCGCGACGGCCGCCCCTACTTCGTCATGGAGCACCTGGAGGGGCAGAGCCTCGCCGACTTCGCGCGCGGGCCCCTCGAGCCCCGGGTGGCGGTGGAGCTGCTCGTCCAGGTGTGCGATGCGCTCGGTGCCGCCCACGCGCACGGCATCATCCACCGCGACCTCAAGCCCGCCAATGTCTTCCTCGTGCCCGGGCCCCACGGGAGCCACCGGGTGAAGCTGCTCGACTTCGGCATCGCCAAGCGGCTCGTCCGGCTCGAGGGGGAGACGCCCACGCGCACCGGCGTGCTCATGGGCACCCCCGAGTTCATGGCCCCCGAGCAGTGTGGTGGCAATGACGTGGACGCGCGCACCGACCTGTACGCGGTGGGGGTGCTCGGCTACCTGTTGCTCACCGGCAGCACGCCCTTCTCCGGGCGCAACGCCGCGGAAGTCCTCGTGGCCCACCTCCAGCAGGCCCCGCGCCCGCCCCACGAGGTGCGCCCGGGGCTTCCGCCCGCGCTCTCCGCGGTGCTGCTGCGCGTGCTCGCCAAGCGTCCCGAGGCGCGCTTCTCCACCGCCGCCGAGCTGCGCGCCGCGCTGGAGGCCTCCCTCTCCATCTCCCCGGCGCGCGCGCCCGCGCCCGCGCCCGTCTCCGGCTTCACCGCGCGCGTGCCGGTGCATGGCTCGCTGGGCGTGCGCGAGTACCCGTGTGAGCGCGTGGGCCGCACCGGTCTCTTCGTCCGCACCAACGAGGAGCCACCGGCGCTGCTCTCCGACGTGTCCCTGCTGCTGCGGCTGCCCGGCGGCGAGCTGCCCTGCACCGGCCAGGTGGTGCGTCACGTGTCGGCCGAGCAGGCCCGCGCGTGGAACATGGCCCCGGGCTTCGGCGTGGAGCTGCGTGACACGTCCTCCACCTTCCAGCAGCGCTTCGCCCGGCTGCTCGCGGGCGAGAATCCCGAGGCTCCCACGCCTCCCGCCGCGCCCCAGGACGACGCCCGCGCCGAGCCCGTGCTGCGCGAGTTCCGCCGGCGTCTCGGAGGGGACCACTACACGGTGCTCGGTGTCCCCAGGGACGCCGACGCCGACATGGTGCGCGCGCAGACCCGCGAGGCCCGCAACCGGCTCGAGCAGCTGCTCGCGCTGCCCCTGTCCCCCGGCCAGCGCGCCCTCGTGCAGCGCGCCCTCTCCAAGGTGGCCGAGGCGCTCCTCGTGCTCGGCCACCCCGAGCGGCGCGTGGAGTACGACGCGGAGCTGCGCAACCTGGACGGCGTGCTCCGCTGTCTCGCCGCCGGCCTCACCGTCACCGCCCTGGAGGAGTGCCGCCGGCGCTACCTCGCCCGCCATCCGGCCACCGAGGGCCACTCGGTCCTCCACCTGGCTTCCGGCGACGCCTTCCGGGCCGCGGGCCGCTTCCCCGAGGCCCTCGCCTCCTACGAGGCCGCCCTCAAGGTGGATCCGCTCCACCTGGAAGCCCTCAAGCGCTGGCATGCCCTCCGGGTGAGGTTGCGTGCTGGTGCGAACCCCGCCGCGGCTCGTTAG
- a CDS encoding type II toxin-antitoxin system RelE family toxin, which produces MKSLPPALVERLHRRIDDISRLAEMAPPLNPLWLKLGATDLPLLRCVVDGYVVLYEVDTSCRTISVLDIEEEDAAPTLASELLAANGRH; this is translated from the coding sequence TTGAAGTCACTTCCGCCCGCGCTCGTCGAGCGATTGCACCGCCGCATCGACGACATCTCGCGCCTGGCGGAGATGGCTCCTCCCCTCAACCCCCTCTGGTTGAAGCTCGGCGCCACCGACCTGCCCCTGCTGCGCTGCGTCGTCGATGGGTACGTCGTCCTCTATGAGGTCGATACCTCCTGCCGCACCATCTCCGTCCTCGACATCGAGGAGGAGGACGCCGCTCCCACCCTGGCCTCGGAGCTGCTGGCCGCCAACGGCCGTCACTGA
- a CDS encoding short-chain fatty acid transporter has product METLVRIAEALGRFSARFVPSSFAIAVLLSLLTLALALGWTDAPAPRVLDAWGGGFWELLTFSMQMALVMFTGYLLALTGPVRALLEHLARLATGPRSAVVLMAAVSMGLAYINWGLSLVASAMLVRFVVRRQPDVDYRLLVACAYFGLGATWHAGLSASAPLLVATPGHFLEKQLGLIPIDRTLFSPFNLGLTVGVVAMLTLLAWALHPRPERAVRVDPAILEQLKDFEPPARPADRSPAAWMDFSPLLNVLFGVLGVLWFGRHLWLNGGWKAINLNVVNFLFLMLAVLLHGTPARLLKASEEAASVLHGIVLQFPLYAGIYGIFKATGLTERIGQLFVSVSTPTTFPAIIYLYSGVVNYFVPSGGSKWAIEAPYLLEAAKTLGVGPEKVVMAYAWGDMATDLIQPFWALPLLAVARLDFKDILGFLLVAFFVYLPLVTLAFLLWG; this is encoded by the coding sequence GTGGAGACACTCGTTCGAATCGCGGAGGCGCTGGGCCGCTTCTCCGCGCGCTTCGTGCCCAGCTCGTTCGCGATCGCCGTGCTGCTGTCGCTGCTCACGCTGGCCCTGGCGCTGGGATGGACGGACGCACCGGCGCCGCGGGTGCTGGACGCCTGGGGAGGAGGCTTCTGGGAGCTGCTGACCTTCTCGATGCAGATGGCGCTGGTGATGTTCACCGGGTACCTGCTGGCGCTCACGGGCCCGGTGCGGGCGCTGCTGGAGCACCTGGCGAGGCTGGCGACAGGCCCGCGCAGCGCGGTGGTGCTGATGGCGGCGGTGTCGATGGGGCTGGCCTACATCAACTGGGGCCTGTCGCTGGTGGCGAGCGCCATGCTGGTGCGCTTCGTGGTGAGGCGGCAACCGGACGTGGACTACCGGCTGCTGGTGGCGTGCGCCTACTTCGGGCTGGGGGCCACGTGGCATGCGGGGCTGTCGGCGTCCGCGCCGTTGCTGGTGGCGACGCCCGGCCACTTCCTGGAGAAGCAGCTCGGCCTCATCCCCATCGACCGGACGCTCTTCTCGCCGTTCAACCTCGGGCTGACGGTGGGCGTGGTGGCCATGCTGACGCTGCTGGCGTGGGCGCTGCATCCACGGCCCGAGCGCGCGGTGCGGGTGGACCCGGCCATCCTGGAACAACTGAAGGACTTCGAGCCGCCCGCGCGCCCGGCGGACAGGAGCCCCGCGGCGTGGATGGACTTCTCGCCGCTGCTCAACGTGCTCTTCGGCGTGCTGGGGGTGCTGTGGTTCGGACGGCACCTGTGGCTCAACGGGGGCTGGAAGGCCATCAACCTGAACGTGGTGAACTTCCTCTTCCTGATGCTGGCGGTGCTGCTGCATGGAACGCCCGCGCGGCTGCTCAAGGCGAGCGAGGAGGCGGCGAGCGTGCTGCACGGCATCGTGCTGCAGTTCCCGCTGTACGCGGGCATCTACGGCATCTTCAAGGCCACGGGGCTGACCGAGCGCATCGGACAGCTCTTCGTGTCCGTGTCCACGCCCACGACATTTCCAGCCATCATTTATCTCTACAGCGGAGTCGTGAATTACTTCGTGCCCTCGGGGGGCTCCAAGTGGGCCATCGAAGCGCCCTACCTGCTGGAGGCGGCGAAGACGCTGGGGGTGGGGCCGGAGAAGGTGGTGATGGCATACGCCTGGGGGGACATGGCCACGGACCTCATCCAGCCCTTCTGGGCGCTGCCGTTGCTGGCGGTGGCGCGGTTGGACTTCAAGGACATCCTCGGGTTCCTGCTGGTGGCCTTCTTCGTCTACCTGCCGCTGGTGACACTGGCCTTCCTGCTCTGGGGTTGA
- a CDS encoding inclusion body family protein: MTGNLKKLAVCAVVAFGGVAMAQDQAAEAPAREPVKAPSGDAVKTTWDYFYKGQGQGPVLVEAKLCTEVAKDGPNKFECITEVAPEGVKANTSVMVWQSYLVPQGDSIEDLMVQVKQGNVVRETKDVKVKGDGWRARQWTGVRLSKPGDWSVVIMRGEQVLKTFNVKVL, encoded by the coding sequence ATGACTGGAAATCTGAAGAAGCTGGCGGTGTGCGCTGTGGTGGCGTTTGGCGGCGTGGCGATGGCGCAGGACCAGGCGGCGGAGGCTCCGGCGCGCGAGCCGGTGAAGGCGCCGTCGGGCGACGCGGTGAAGACCACGTGGGACTACTTCTACAAGGGCCAGGGCCAGGGTCCGGTGCTGGTGGAAGCGAAGCTGTGCACCGAGGTGGCCAAGGACGGCCCCAACAAGTTCGAGTGCATCACCGAGGTGGCGCCGGAGGGAGTGAAGGCCAACACGAGCGTGATGGTGTGGCAGTCATACCTGGTGCCGCAGGGGGACAGCATCGAGGACCTGATGGTGCAGGTGAAGCAGGGCAACGTGGTGCGCGAGACGAAGGACGTGAAGGTGAAGGGAGACGGCTGGCGGGCGCGGCAGTGGACGGGGGTGCGCCTGAGCAAGCCGGGTGACTGGAGCGTGGTCATCATGCGCGGCGAGCAGGTCCTGAAGACGTTCAACGTGAAGGTGCTGTAG